A genomic stretch from Microtus pennsylvanicus isolate mMicPen1 chromosome 9, mMicPen1.hap1, whole genome shotgun sequence includes:
- the Aplnr gene encoding apelin receptor: protein MEDDNYYYAADNQSECEYEDWKSSGALIPAIYLLVFLLGTTGNGLVLWTVFRSSREKRRSADIFIASLAVADLTFVVTLPLWATYTYREFDWPFGTFSCKLSSYLIFVNMYASVFCLTGLSFDRYLAIVRPVANARLRLRVSGAVATAVLWVLAALLAVPVMVFRSTANTENGTKVQCYMDYSMVATSSSEWAWEVGLGVSSTAVGFVVPFTIMLTCYFFIAQTIAGHFRKERIEGLRKRRRLLTIIVVLVVTFALCWMPYHLVKTLYMLGNLLHWPCDFDSFLMNVFPYCTCISYVNSCLNPFLYAFFDPRFRQACTSMLCCDQSRCKGSPHSSSGEKSASYSSGHSQGPGPNMGKGGEQMHEKSIPYSQETLVD, encoded by the coding sequence ATGGAAGATGATAATTACTACTATGCGGCCGACAACCAGTCGGAATGTGAGTACGAAGACTGGAAGTCCTCTGGGGCCCTCATCCCTGCCATCTACCTTCTGGTCTTCCTTCTAGGCACCACGGGCAACGGCCTGGTGCTCTGGACCGTGTTTCGGAGCAGCCGGGAAAAGAGACGCTCAGCTGACATCTTCATTGCCAGCCTGGCAGTGGCCGATCTGACCTTCGTGGTGACTTTGCCCCTGTGGGCCACCTATACCTACCGGGAGTTTGATTGGCCCTTTGGAACCTTCTCTTGCAAGCTCAGCAGCTACCTCATCTTCGTCAACATGTACGCCAGTGTCTTCTGCCTCACCGGCCTCAGCTTTGACCGATACCTGGCTATAGTCAGACCAGTGGCCAACGCTCGGCTTAGGCTGAGGGTCAGCGGGGCTGTGGCCACAGCcgtcctgtgggtgctggctgCCCTTCTGGCTGTGCCTGTAATGGTGTTCCGTTCCACTGCTAATACAGAAAACGGCACCAAGGTCCAGTGCTACATGGACTACTCCATGGTGGCTACCTCAAGCTCAGAGTGGGCCTGGGAGGTGGGCCTGGGGGTGTCCTCTACTGCTGTCGGCTTTGTGGTACCCTTTACCATCATGCTGACATGTTACTTCTTCATTGCCCAAACCATTGCGGGCCATTTCCGGAAGGAGCGCATTGAGGGCCTGCGGAAGCGACGCCGGCTGCTCACCATCATCGTGGTGTTGGTGGTGACCTTTGCCCTGTGCTGGATGCCTTACCACCTGGTGAAGACGCTCTACATGCTGGGGAATTTGCTGCACTGGCCCTGTGACTTTGACAGCTTCCTCATGAACGTCTTTCCCTATTGCACCTGCATCAGCTACGTCAACAGCTGCCTCAACCCCTTTCTCTACGCCTTTTTTGACCCTCGGTTCCGCCAAGCCTGCACGTCTATGCTCTGCTGCGACCAGAGCAGGTGCAAAGGCAGCCCTCACAGCAGCAGCGGGGAGAAGTCAGCCAGTTATTCTTCCGGGCACAGCCAGGGCCCTGGCCCCAAcatgggaaagggaggagagcagatgcATGAGAAATCCATTCCCTATAGTCAAGAGACCCTGGTGGACTAG